One window of Microcoleus vaginatus PCC 9802 genomic DNA carries:
- a CDS encoding fatty acid desaturase gives MKSEKLLHTLDKTATPTVGAETLIHHSVYVKKLRPLLPSDAFEPNSSKLGILLINIGILLLGWGIADYLDRWPVYLLWLYLPLAAIMGNSIIVLLFSSHDLMHGSVQKKSRLTYPIAFLGLSMLFMPPTQWKNLHNLVHHNNTNSLADPDRNYLYQQPDTWGKWIQNLFVPSVEVNPLWLIVGMAGSWLVHNFRNLTSVLLFNDKSVDYVPAAFTVSAKDRVAIAFECVGILGIHASILFYLNFHPLKIALAYFLPIAIGHAGAMFYIYTNHMGCRMTSINDPLINSASVRVPKIFDLLHLNFSYHTEHHIFPSINSDYYPMVQELLQIHYPDRMNLIDAGEAWRLLLQTPRHYQDEVTFTDSSGTMCVNCSIAEEYKS, from the coding sequence ATGAAATCAGAAAAATTACTCCATACTCTAGACAAGACGGCAACGCCGACTGTAGGCGCAGAAACGCTAATTCACCACTCAGTATATGTTAAAAAATTGCGTCCGCTACTGCCATCCGATGCCTTTGAGCCGAATTCAAGCAAGTTAGGGATACTGCTGATAAATATCGGAATTTTATTGTTAGGATGGGGAATTGCCGACTATCTCGATCGCTGGCCTGTCTATCTTTTATGGCTTTACTTACCTTTAGCCGCGATTATGGGCAATAGTATCATAGTTTTGCTATTTAGCTCCCACGATTTGATGCACGGCAGCGTTCAGAAAAAGTCTCGCCTGACTTATCCGATCGCCTTTTTGGGTCTAAGTATGCTGTTCATGCCACCTACTCAGTGGAAAAATCTGCACAACCTCGTACATCACAATAACACGAATTCTTTGGCAGACCCCGATCGCAACTATCTGTACCAGCAACCAGATACTTGGGGAAAATGGATTCAAAATCTGTTTGTACCGTCAGTTGAGGTCAATCCGCTGTGGTTAATTGTAGGGATGGCCGGTTCGTGGTTAGTGCATAATTTCCGCAATCTAACCTCGGTACTTTTATTTAATGATAAATCAGTTGATTATGTACCGGCTGCTTTTACAGTTAGTGCTAAAGATAGAGTGGCTATCGCCTTTGAATGTGTGGGAATTTTAGGAATTCATGCCAGCATTTTGTTCTACCTAAATTTTCATCCCCTCAAAATTGCCCTAGCCTACTTTTTGCCGATCGCGATTGGTCATGCAGGGGCAATGTTTTACATCTATACCAATCATATGGGTTGCCGGATGACCAGCATTAATGACCCGCTGATCAACAGTGCTTCAGTGCGGGTTCCTAAAATATTTGACCTGTTGCACTTGAATTTTTCTTACCACACAGAGCATCATATTTTCCCCAGCATCAACTCAGACTATTATCCGATGGTGCAAGAGTTGTTGCAAATTCACTATCCCGATCGCATGAATTTAATCGATGCTGGTGAAGCTTGGCGGTTGCTGCTGCAAACACCCCGGCATTATCAAGATGAAGTGACCTTCACCGATTCGTCGGGTACAATGTGCGTGAATTGCTCGATCGCTGAAGAATACAAAAGCTGA
- a CDS encoding glutamate-5-semialdehyde dehydrogenase: MIIEDFTHSSDAANVARRAYQASLELAATKSADRAAGLQAMAGWLKRRQNDILEANTLDLEASRDMAIPELIVEWLKLTPERIKTTVQILERLGEMPDPIGRVINASYQVDRCQVYCQSLPLGAIALIYEAFPELGAIAAGLSLKSANSLILKGGSESWQTNTVIGEALVSAIDEVGLPSGCLQVLPPDRGASIRELVTQDQYLNLIIPYGRPSLVQQVVRLCTAPVLRSAMGNCYLYWSPTGSLEMARWMILDSHQSVPDPVNAIEKVLIDRNQKPSSLVRLWNSLKEKGFQISADADLVADFPDLKLAEPYEWTQPYLNKTIAFKVVDSLEIAIGWINRYSSGHADCIATESYLESRQFALDVNSASTFINASPRFWRYQNRGDAIFLGMSNQKGYRRGLIGLDTLTTIKEIVQGNGLF; encoded by the coding sequence ATGATAATAGAGGATTTTACCCATTCATCAGATGCCGCAAATGTCGCGCGTCGCGCTTATCAAGCTTCTTTGGAGTTGGCTGCGACAAAGAGTGCCGATCGTGCGGCAGGTTTGCAGGCGATGGCGGGCTGGCTGAAACGCCGGCAAAATGACATTTTAGAAGCAAATACTCTGGATCTAGAAGCAAGTCGGGACATGGCGATTCCCGAGTTGATCGTGGAGTGGCTGAAGCTGACGCCGGAACGGATCAAGACAACTGTGCAAATTCTGGAACGGTTGGGGGAAATGCCAGATCCGATCGGTAGGGTGATCAATGCTTCTTATCAGGTCGATCGGTGTCAGGTTTACTGTCAGTCGCTGCCGCTGGGGGCGATCGCTCTAATTTACGAGGCGTTTCCCGAGTTGGGGGCGATCGCCGCGGGTTTGTCTCTCAAAAGCGCTAACAGTTTGATTCTTAAAGGTGGCAGCGAAAGCTGGCAAACTAATACAGTAATTGGAGAAGCTTTGGTTTCGGCGATCGATGAGGTAGGTTTGCCCTCAGGATGTTTGCAGGTACTGCCGCCGGATCGGGGCGCTTCGATCCGAGAATTGGTCACTCAAGACCAATATCTCAATTTAATTATTCCCTACGGCAGACCAAGTTTGGTGCAGCAAGTAGTAAGGTTATGCACAGCACCAGTTTTGAGGTCGGCCATGGGAAATTGTTACCTTTATTGGTCACCGACTGGCAGTTTGGAGATGGCAAGGTGGATGATTTTGGACAGTCATCAAAGCGTGCCCGATCCTGTTAATGCGATCGAGAAAGTGCTGATCGATCGCAACCAAAAGCCTTCTTCCTTAGTCAGGCTGTGGAACAGTTTAAAAGAAAAAGGCTTTCAAATTAGCGCTGATGCGGATCTCGTCGCAGATTTCCCAGACTTGAAGCTGGCGGAACCATACGAGTGGACTCAACCTTATTTAAACAAAACCATCGCGTTTAAAGTTGTCGATAGTTTAGAGATTGCGATCGGCTGGATCAACCGCTACAGCAGTGGCCACGCTGACTGCATCGCCACTGAATCTTACTTAGAAAGTCGCCAATTTGCTCTGGATGTTAACAGCGCCTCAACTTTTATTAATGCCTCACCTCGGTTTTGGCGCTATCAAAATCGTGGAGATGCGATATTTTTGGGAATGTCCAACCAAAAAGGTTATCGTCGAGGATTGATCGGGTTAGATACGCTGACGACAATCAAAGAAATTGTTCAAGGAAACGGACTTTTTTAA